The Sulfurihydrogenibium sp. YO3AOP1 genome has a window encoding:
- the flhB gene encoding flagellar biosynthesis protein FlhB: MAKDPRKTEKATPKRKQKAREEGQVLKSMDVSISASLFVIFIVLIFYLPFAYKYLLGYFKYTFSNPLYLISENGRMFIWFTLKILAILILPVILILFVVAIASNVMQFGFLFTLKPLTPKLDKLNVISGIKRIFSLTVLFELIKNLAKLTVALFLSYFLVKYLLNDFLVYMTGSINNQIYVLSKTIIILVMSFAFLSVPIAIADFLYRRYEYEENLKMTKDEVKEERKSYEGNLLVKREIRKRMRQLALKRMIAEVPKADVVITNPEHYAVALKYERGKMHAPKVLAKGQDLIAQKIKEVAKEHDVKIVEDPPLARTLYSSCEIGDYIPENLYEAVAKILAEIYKFKKVV; the protein is encoded by the coding sequence ATGGCTAAAGACCCACGTAAAACCGAAAAAGCAACCCCGAAACGAAAGCAGAAAGCCAGAGAAGAAGGACAAGTTCTCAAAAGTATGGACGTATCTATTTCTGCATCATTGTTTGTCATTTTTATTGTCTTGATATTTTATTTACCTTTTGCATACAAATATCTTCTTGGATACTTTAAATATACGTTTTCAAATCCATTATATCTAATTTCAGAAAATGGGAGAATGTTTATTTGGTTTACACTCAAAATATTAGCAATCTTGATACTGCCTGTAATTCTTATTCTTTTTGTGGTTGCGATCGCATCAAATGTTATGCAGTTTGGATTTCTATTTACACTGAAACCTCTTACTCCAAAGCTTGATAAATTAAATGTTATTTCTGGGATAAAAAGAATATTCTCTTTGACTGTTTTATTTGAGCTAATTAAAAATCTTGCCAAACTAACTGTAGCATTGTTTTTATCTTATTTCCTTGTAAAGTATCTATTAAATGACTTTTTAGTTTACATGACAGGCTCTATTAACAATCAAATTTATGTTTTGAGTAAAACGATTATTATCCTTGTAATGTCGTTTGCTTTTTTATCTGTACCAATAGCCATCGCCGATTTTCTTTATAGGAGATATGAATACGAAGAAAACCTTAAAATGACAAAAGATGAAGTTAAAGAAGAAAGAAAATCCTACGAAGGAAACCTGTTAGTCAAGAGAGAGATTAGAAAAAGAATGAGACAACTTGCACTAAAAAGAATGATTGCAGAAGTTCCAAAAGCAGACGTTGTAATCACAAACCCAGAACACTATGCTGTTGCATTAAAGTATGAAAGAGGAAAAATGCATGCACCAAAAGTATTAGCAAAAGGACAAGATTTAATAGCCCAAAAGATTAAAGAAGTAGCAAAAGAACATGACGTTAAAATAGTAGAAGATCCACCATTAGCAAGAACATTATACAGTAGTTGTGAAATTGGAGATTATATTCCAGAAAATCTCTATGAGGCAGTAGCAAAAATATTAGCAGAAATTTATAAATTTAAAAAAGTGGTATAA
- a CDS encoding flagellar basal body-associated FliL family protein, protein MAEEKENQEQQQEEKGGGKKKLIIILIPVLLLVLGGGGFFAYKTFFAKEEKEKPPEKIANEIKKAEEQGVELEVGTFVANLADKDADRYIKVTIIMEVQDEKVKEEATKRMPQIKDAINTLLFTKTSGELKSPEGIEKLKEEIIRRTNAILPLGGVKDVYFTEFIIQTS, encoded by the coding sequence ATGGCTGAGGAGAAGGAAAATCAAGAACAGCAGCAGGAAGAAAAAGGTGGCGGGAAGAAGAAGTTAATCATCATATTAATCCCTGTTTTATTATTAGTATTGGGTGGAGGAGGTTTTTTTGCATATAAAACTTTCTTTGCAAAAGAAGAGAAAGAAAAACCACCGGAGAAAATTGCAAATGAAATAAAAAAAGCTGAAGAGCAAGGAGTAGAGTTAGAAGTTGGAACTTTTGTAGCAAACTTGGCTGATAAAGATGCGGATAGATATATAAAAGTTACTATAATTATGGAAGTTCAAGATGAGAAAGTAAAGGAAGAAGCTACAAAAAGGATGCCTCAGATAAAAGATGCAATTAATACGCTATTATTCACAAAAACAAGCGGAGAACTAAAATCACCGGAAGGAATTGAAAAACTTAAAGAAGAGATAATCAGAAGAACAAATGCTATTTTACCTCTTGGTGGAGTTAAAGATGTTTACTTTACAGAATTCATAATACAAACAAGCTAA
- a CDS encoding FliM/FliN family flagellar motor switch protein gives MHKDMEVDEIYKKISLIKNINIPIVIELASLKKNFEFLLNLKEGDIIDLEKNIEDFVNIYFLNEKVGFGELVNVNEKYGVRLVDLIK, from the coding sequence ATGCATAAGGATATGGAAGTAGATGAGATATATAAAAAAATTAGCTTGATAAAAAATATAAATATACCTATTGTAATAGAATTGGCAAGTTTAAAAAAGAATTTTGAGTTTTTGCTTAACTTAAAAGAAGGTGATATTATAGATCTTGAAAAGAATATTGAGGATTTTGTAAATATATATTTTTTAAATGAAAAAGTAGGATTTGGTGAACTTGTTAACGTAAATGAAAAGTACGGAGTAAGATTAGTAGATTTAATAAAATGA
- the fliR gene encoding flagellar biosynthetic protein FliR encodes MVLITPDQATTVALIFSRIIAFFMAFPLISSPIIPHNVKVLLVVSFAYFTMLNFNIKLEIKEYDLLVFLTLILKEVFIGFSLGIIVNIFIGAFSYAAEIISYLMGLTVLNMFNPAFGQTSVLSGYFLFLFYFLFFISGAYQIFIGALFKSFEVIPLSSFNINNGVFEFIIKKSSDIFLLSFQMAFPFILVLLVFNIVLALINRLIPQINVFMVGLPAQIFIGFVILIFASSLIISVGLNFIDKMTNYYLTLMEIFSR; translated from the coding sequence ATGGTACTAATAACACCCGACCAAGCTACAACAGTTGCACTAATATTTTCAAGAATAATTGCGTTTTTTATGGCTTTTCCGCTTATTTCATCTCCAATAATTCCTCACAACGTAAAAGTTTTATTAGTCGTTTCTTTTGCTTACTTTACAATGCTAAATTTCAATATAAAGTTAGAAATAAAAGAATACGATTTGTTAGTATTCCTTACACTAATTCTAAAAGAAGTTTTTATTGGTTTTTCCTTAGGAATAATAGTTAATATATTTATTGGAGCTTTTTCTTACGCTGCAGAAATAATTAGCTATCTCATGGGGCTAACAGTTTTAAATATGTTTAACCCAGCTTTTGGTCAAACTTCTGTGTTATCCGGATATTTTCTTTTTTTATTTTATTTCTTGTTTTTTATATCCGGAGCTTATCAAATTTTTATAGGAGCTTTGTTTAAAAGCTTTGAAGTGATTCCTCTTTCTTCTTTTAATATAAATAACGGAGTGTTTGAATTTATCATCAAAAAAAGTTCAGATATTTTTTTACTGTCTTTTCAGATGGCATTCCCGTTTATTTTAGTCTTACTTGTATTTAATATAGTTTTGGCATTGATAAATAGATTGATCCCTCAAATAAACGTTTTTATGGTTGGACTTCCGGCACAGATTTTTATTGGATTTGTCATACTCATATTTGCAAGTTCATTAATAATAAGCGTAGGTCTTAACTTTATTGATAAAATGACAAATTATTATTTAACTTTAATGGAAATTTTTAGCAGGTAA
- a CDS encoding patatin-like phospholipase family protein, which translates to MKIGIALSGGAVRGLAHIGVLKALEELDIKPDIVSGVSAGSIIGSFYCAGYSPKEMEEIALKTNLNSFILPSISKKALFSLDKLESFLEKYIGKINIEDLKIPLIIAATNLNKATIEYFQSGSLIKTVKASCSIPVMFKPVKIDKYFYVDGGVMNNLPVESLREKVDFAIGVEVNPFLEEEKDFNNIISIGIRSFYLAIRSNTETSKKLCDLVIQPIELVNIPLFATWKAKEAIEIGYTFAKELIKEQIR; encoded by the coding sequence TTGAAAATAGGAATAGCATTATCCGGCGGTGCAGTAAGAGGACTCGCTCATATTGGAGTTTTAAAAGCCTTAGAAGAGCTTGACATTAAGCCAGATATAGTCTCTGGAGTTAGTGCTGGCTCTATCATTGGTTCTTTTTACTGTGCCGGATATTCTCCCAAAGAGATGGAAGAGATTGCTTTAAAAACCAATTTAAACAGCTTCATACTTCCTTCTATTTCTAAAAAAGCTCTCTTTAGCTTAGATAAATTAGAAAGCTTTTTGGAAAAGTACATTGGGAAGATAAATATTGAAGATTTAAAAATTCCTCTAATAATCGCAGCAACAAATTTAAATAAAGCAACCATAGAATATTTTCAAAGTGGAAGTTTAATAAAAACAGTTAAGGCTTCTTGCAGTATTCCAGTTATGTTTAAACCTGTTAAGATTGATAAATATTTCTATGTTGACGGGGGTGTTATGAATAACCTTCCGGTAGAATCTTTAAGAGAAAAAGTAGATTTTGCAATAGGTGTGGAAGTAAATCCATTTTTAGAAGAAGAAAAAGATTTTAATAATATAATTTCAATAGGAATAAGAAGTTTTTATCTTGCCATAAGGTCTAACACTGAAACAAGCAAAAAGCTTTGCGATTTAGTTATCCAGCCAATAGAACTTGTTAATATTCCATTGTTTGCTACTTGGAAAGCAAAAGAGGCGATAGAAATAGGTTATACTTTTGCAAAAGAGTTAATTAAAGAGCAAATAAGATAA
- a CDS encoding flagellar hook capping FlgD N-terminal domain-containing protein, producing the protein MIDTSLTTFPDSATSNKPKVVDANYDNSKMSQNDFLKVLLADLKWQDPMNAKDISDFIDNSVKLRQMESLDSIQKLVDTLSTFTNSIVNASSMIGKKVKYEGNQTYISQGQSNIEFKLNAPAQNVKVSLVDSNGNIVEQKEFTNLNGNTTYPLSIENQNLTDGYYKVLVSAKDSAGNDVQATIYSTGIVNGILKDNSSLSAKINNVNVSLDKILEISM; encoded by the coding sequence ATGATAGACACCTCATTAACAACGTTTCCAGATTCAGCTACGTCCAATAAACCAAAGGTTGTTGATGCTAATTATGATAACTCTAAGATGAGTCAGAATGATTTTCTTAAAGTACTTCTTGCAGACTTAAAGTGGCAAGACCCAATGAACGCTAAGGATATCTCGGATTTCATAGACAACAGTGTTAAACTTAGGCAGATGGAATCTTTAGACAGTATACAAAAATTAGTAGATACACTTTCAACGTTTACAAACAGCATAGTAAACGCATCTTCAATGATAGGTAAAAAAGTTAAGTATGAAGGAAATCAGACTTATATATCACAAGGTCAATCAAACATTGAATTTAAATTAAATGCTCCAGCACAAAATGTCAAAGTTTCATTAGTAGATTCTAACGGCAATATAGTTGAGCAAAAAGAATTTACAAATTTAAATGGAAATACTACGTATCCTTTATCAATAGAAAATCAAAATTTAACAGATGGTTATTATAAAGTATTAGTATCAGCCAAAGATTCTGCCGGAAACGATGTCCAAGCAACTATTTACTCAACGGGAATTGTAAATGGTATATTAAAAGATAATAGTAGTTTAAGTGCGAAGATTAATAATGTCAATGTGTCCTTAGATAAAATACTGGAAATAAGTATGTAA
- a CDS encoding ATP synthase F0 subunit B, whose amino-acid sequence MHVGIALDYTLFIQLIIFLVFMVIMKKIYLNPYLDAFQERENTVKALIEEANKNNQQAQAILEEVEKLLNKAKEESKKILEQAHHETNQIVADILRKAQEEAEKEIQEAKKDIDRVVEIEMKALDTTINKVAEKIANKILLKEKAA is encoded by the coding sequence ATGCACGTAGGGATAGCCTTAGATTACACACTTTTTATTCAACTTATAATATTCCTTGTTTTCATGGTTATCATGAAAAAAATCTATCTCAACCCATACTTAGATGCTTTTCAAGAAAGAGAGAACACAGTTAAAGCCTTGATAGAAGAAGCTAATAAAAACAATCAGCAGGCTCAAGCAATACTTGAAGAGGTAGAAAAACTCTTAAATAAAGCAAAAGAAGAAAGTAAAAAAATCTTAGAACAAGCACATCACGAAACAAATCAGATAGTAGCTGATATTTTGAGAAAAGCCCAAGAGGAAGCAGAAAAAGAAATCCAAGAAGCTAAAAAGGATATAGATAGAGTTGTTGAGATAGAGATGAAAGCTCTTGATACAACTATAAATAAAGTAGCTGAAAAAATAGCTAATAAGATATTGCTCAAGGAGAAGGCGGCATGA
- the fliQ gene encoding flagellar biosynthesis protein FliQ: MTIDMAVNLTSDMFKITILVAGPVILITFIVGLLISIFQAATQINEMTITFVPKIIAAVIGLIIFGSWMTTKLVDYTKEVLMMILKIVQ, translated from the coding sequence ATGACGATAGATATGGCAGTTAATTTAACATCTGACATGTTTAAAATTACTATTTTAGTTGCCGGTCCGGTAATTCTAATAACCTTTATTGTTGGACTTTTGATTAGCATATTTCAAGCTGCAACACAGATAAACGAAATGACTATAACATTTGTTCCAAAAATCATCGCGGCGGTGATAGGTTTAATCATTTTTGGCTCATGGATGACAACAAAATTAGTTGATTATACAAAAGAAGTATTGATGATGATCTTAAAGATTGTACAATGA
- the guaA gene encoding glutamine-hydrolyzing GMP synthase produces the protein MHRGIVILDFGSQYTQLIARRIRELNVYSEILPFNASVEEILKHNPKGIIFSGGPASVYEPDAPKPDEKVYDLGLPILGICYGLQLITHHFGGEVIKADKHEYGKAELEVLDHEDLFYNIPHYTQVWMSHADKVIKLPEGFEVIGRTFNAPFAAVRNKEKKIWGVQFHPEVSHTLLGKEMLKNFAVRICKCKQDWTMGNFLMEKQVEIRKMVGDKKAICALSGGVDSSVAAVLVHNAIGDNLTCIFVDNGLLRKGEREQVEKTFRDNFHISLIVVDAKDRFLKALKGITDPEQKRKIIGNLFIEVFEEEAKKLKDVEYLVQGTLYPDVIESVSVKGPSAVIKTHHNVGGLPERMNLKLIEPLRELFKDEVRELGKELGLPEEIIYRQPFPGPGLAIRVIGEVNENDLNILREADAIVLEEIKKAGLYKDLWQSFAVLLPIYTVGVMGDYRTYEKVIAIRAVESTDGMTADWARLPYDLLDTMMRRIINEVKGVNRVVYDISSKPPATIEWE, from the coding sequence ATGCATCGAGGAATAGTAATTTTAGATTTTGGTTCTCAATATACCCAGTTAATAGCAAGAAGGATAAGAGAGTTAAATGTCTACAGCGAGATTTTGCCGTTTAACGCATCAGTAGAAGAGATACTAAAACATAATCCAAAAGGAATAATATTTTCTGGTGGTCCTGCTTCTGTTTATGAACCTGATGCACCTAAGCCAGATGAAAAAGTTTATGATTTAGGGTTGCCTATTCTTGGAATTTGTTATGGACTTCAGCTTATAACACATCATTTTGGTGGAGAAGTAATAAAAGCTGATAAGCATGAGTATGGTAAAGCCGAGTTAGAAGTTTTAGATCATGAAGACCTTTTTTATAATATCCCACACTATACACAAGTTTGGATGAGTCATGCAGATAAAGTAATAAAACTACCAGAAGGTTTCGAAGTAATCGGCAGAACGTTCAACGCACCTTTTGCGGCCGTAAGAAACAAAGAAAAGAAAATTTGGGGCGTTCAGTTTCATCCGGAAGTAAGCCATACACTTCTTGGTAAAGAAATGCTGAAAAACTTTGCAGTCAGAATTTGTAAATGTAAACAAGATTGGACTATGGGCAATTTCTTAATGGAAAAACAGGTTGAAATAAGAAAAATGGTAGGTGACAAAAAAGCAATCTGTGCTTTGTCTGGTGGAGTTGATTCGTCCGTTGCTGCGGTTTTGGTTCATAATGCGATTGGAGATAATTTAACTTGCATCTTTGTTGACAATGGACTTTTGAGAAAAGGTGAAAGAGAACAGGTAGAAAAAACATTTAGAGACAATTTCCATATTTCATTGATAGTAGTAGATGCAAAAGATAGGTTTTTAAAGGCATTAAAAGGAATCACAGACCCAGAGCAAAAGAGAAAGATAATCGGTAATCTTTTTATAGAAGTCTTTGAAGAAGAAGCGAAAAAATTAAAAGATGTGGAATACTTAGTTCAAGGCACATTGTATCCGGACGTTATAGAAAGCGTATCAGTTAAAGGGCCATCAGCAGTTATTAAAACTCACCATAACGTTGGCGGATTGCCGGAAAGAATGAACTTAAAGCTTATAGAACCGCTAAGAGAGTTATTCAAAGATGAAGTAAGAGAGCTTGGCAAAGAGCTTGGATTGCCAGAAGAGATTATTTATAGACAACCATTTCCAGGACCAGGTTTGGCTATAAGGGTAATTGGTGAAGTAAATGAAAATGATTTAAATATTTTAAGAGAAGCAGATGCAATAGTTTTAGAAGAAATAAAAAAAGCAGGACTTTATAAAGATTTATGGCAATCTTTTGCAGTTTTACTGCCAATTTATACAGTCGGAGTAATGGGTGATTATAGAACATACGAAAAAGTCATAGCAATAAGAGCAGTAGAAAGTACGGACGGAATGACAGCTGACTGGGCAAGGCTACCGTATGATTTACTTGACACGATGATGAGACGAATAATTAACGAAGTAAAAGGTGTCAATAGAGTAGTTTATGATATCTCTTCAAAGCCACCTGCAACCATAGAATGGGAATAA
- the fliP gene encoding flagellar type III secretion system pore protein FliP (The bacterial flagellar biogenesis protein FliP forms a type III secretion system (T3SS)-type pore required for flagellar assembly.), with translation MIFQLNNLDITNKIMVHSETKKESDDILNFSCNVYLIISIIIVLTLLNFSFSYADTFSETLAGFNRLDTTLKILLLITIISIAPALLISVTAFVRIVIVLSLLRHALGIPTAPPNQVIVGLALFLTIFVMKPTFDKINEVSISPYLKKQISDIQAIENAKEPLKEFMLKNTRKEDLKLFLDLANEKPLSPKDISISTLIPAFMISEIKTAFEIVFIIYLPFLVIDFIVASILMSMGMMMIPPMFISLPFKLMLFVLADGFELLVKALVSSYK, from the coding sequence ATGATCTTTCAGCTTAATAATCTCGATATAACAAACAAAATAATGGTTCATTCTGAAACCAAAAAAGAATCTGATGATATTTTAAATTTCTCATGCAATGTATATCTCATAATATCTATAATCATTGTTTTAACGCTTTTAAACTTTTCCTTTTCTTATGCTGATACATTTTCAGAGACCTTGGCTGGATTTAACCGTTTAGATACAACCCTAAAAATTTTATTACTAATCACTATCATAAGCATAGCACCGGCATTATTGATAAGCGTGACTGCCTTTGTAAGAATTGTTATAGTATTATCATTGTTAAGACATGCTCTTGGTATTCCAACGGCACCACCAAACCAAGTAATAGTAGGTCTTGCACTTTTTTTAACCATCTTTGTAATGAAGCCAACTTTTGACAAAATAAATGAAGTTAGTATTTCTCCATATCTAAAAAAACAGATATCTGATATACAAGCAATAGAAAACGCAAAAGAGCCTTTAAAAGAGTTTATGCTAAAAAACACAAGAAAAGAAGATTTAAAACTATTTTTAGATTTAGCCAATGAAAAACCATTATCTCCAAAGGATATCAGCATTTCAACCTTGATTCCGGCTTTCATGATAAGCGAAATCAAAACTGCCTTTGAAATTGTTTTTATAATATATTTACCATTTCTTGTTATAGATTTTATAGTTGCAAGCATCTTGATGTCCATGGGTATGATGATGATACCGCCGATGTTTATATCATTACCTTTTAAGCTTATGCTGTTTGTCCTTGCAGATGGCTTTGAACTTTTAGTCAAAGCTCTTGTTAGCAGTTATAAGTAG
- a CDS encoding ATP synthase F0 subunit B translates to MKKVVLFTLLITGLSFAGEQKEANESMILFWKAVNTVILLGLVYYFGGKHIKKFLNGRRENVANMVLEAQKMREDSQKALEDAKRKLEEAKYKLEESIKISKETAEREREHAIMQANEIAERIKMQAKETINIEIRKAEAKLKKYAAEKALEVSKSLIESSINPQTSNELIKKTIKGLEA, encoded by the coding sequence ATGAAAAAAGTAGTATTATTTACTTTGTTAATAACTGGTTTATCTTTTGCAGGAGAGCAAAAAGAAGCTAATGAAAGCATGATTTTATTTTGGAAAGCGGTAAATACAGTTATCTTACTTGGGTTAGTTTACTACTTCGGCGGAAAGCATATCAAGAAGTTTTTAAATGGCAGAAGAGAAAATGTTGCAAATATGGTTTTAGAAGCACAGAAGATGAGAGAAGATAGCCAAAAAGCTTTAGAAGATGCTAAAAGAAAGTTAGAAGAAGCAAAATATAAACTTGAAGAAAGTATAAAAATATCAAAAGAAACAGCAGAGAGAGAAAGAGAGCATGCTATTATGCAAGCTAACGAAATAGCAGAAAGAATTAAAATGCAAGCCAAAGAAACAATCAATATAGAAATAAGAAAGGCAGAAGCAAAATTAAAGAAATATGCAGCAGAAAAAGCATTAGAAGTATCTAAATCTTTAATAGAGTCTTCAATAAATCCTCAAACGAGCAATGAATTAATTAAAAAGACAATAAAAGGTTTGGAGGCATAA
- a CDS encoding flagellar hook protein FlgE, whose translation MLQSFYTAITGLNGNQQWLNVISDNIANVNTIGFKSERVTFEDLVAHSLTTFANNTPKNTEIGGGSFVALTTKDFSQGSFMNTNSPTDLALDGEGFFMVKDNQGTVYYTRAGQFRLDANGDLVNVDGMKLQGWTLDNNGNIAGALDKINVPYAINPTITTKINLVEPTNLDSRSNVISATFDPTNSTTFNYVNSMTIYDSLGNPHTLSFYFQKTNESSTGSTWKVYAYKDNDLTTQVGSSTLNFDTNGNLTSGSPFTLSLTLSNGATSPQVISVDVSKIKQVASDFIFYANQDGFAKGDLLGVAVTEDGIVKGMYSNGNVKNIARLAVATFKDKEMLVRKGNNLYLPNTQTFTPIITPGGILSKVRSGFLELSNVDISREFINLITAQRAYQANARVITTDDQILQEAMNIKR comes from the coding sequence ATGCTACAGTCATTTTATACAGCAATAACCGGATTAAACGGAAATCAGCAATGGTTAAATGTGATATCTGATAATATTGCCAATGTTAATACAATTGGTTTTAAATCAGAAAGAGTTACTTTTGAAGATTTAGTTGCTCATAGCTTAACAACTTTTGCTAACAATACACCTAAAAATACAGAAATTGGTGGCGGGTCTTTCGTTGCCCTTACTACAAAAGACTTTTCACAAGGATCTTTTATGAATACAAACTCTCCAACAGACCTTGCATTAGATGGAGAAGGATTTTTTATGGTTAAAGATAACCAAGGAACTGTTTACTATACAAGGGCAGGACAGTTTAGATTGGATGCTAACGGAGATTTAGTAAACGTTGACGGAATGAAATTACAAGGATGGACACTTGATAATAATGGTAATATTGCAGGAGCTTTAGATAAAATAAACGTTCCTTATGCTATTAATCCAACGATAACAACAAAAATAAATCTTGTTGAACCAACAAATTTAGACTCAAGATCAAATGTTATATCTGCAACTTTTGATCCAACAAATTCAACTACATTCAATTATGTAAATTCAATGACTATTTATGATTCTCTTGGAAATCCACATACTTTATCTTTCTATTTTCAAAAAACGAATGAAAGTTCGACAGGAAGCACTTGGAAAGTTTATGCGTATAAGGATAACGATTTAACAACACAAGTAGGAAGTTCAACTTTAAACTTTGATACAAATGGAAATTTAACATCAGGTTCTCCGTTTACATTATCTTTAACTTTATCAAATGGAGCAACTTCTCCACAGGTAATTTCTGTTGATGTTTCAAAAATAAAACAAGTAGCTTCAGATTTTATATTCTATGCAAATCAAGATGGTTTTGCTAAAGGAGATTTGCTTGGAGTTGCTGTTACTGAAGATGGTATTGTAAAAGGTATGTATTCAAACGGAAATGTTAAAAATATTGCAAGGCTTGCAGTAGCAACATTTAAAGATAAAGAAATGCTTGTTAGAAAAGGTAATAACTTATATTTACCAAATACCCAAACATTTACTCCAATTATCACACCTGGAGGAATTTTGAGTAAAGTAAGAAGCGGATTCTTGGAACTTTCAAACGTTGACATTTCAAGAGAGTTTATCAACCTTATTACTGCACAAAGAGCTTATCAAGCTAATGCAAGAGTTATTACTACAGATGATCAAATACTTCAAGAAGCAATGAATATCAAGAGATAA
- a CDS encoding site-2 protease family protein: MSFNIVDVIFMIPALLTAVIFHEVAHGYVAYKLGDNTAKLEGRLTLNPIPHIDIFGSLLVPGLLILINSPFLFGWAKPVPINPYNFRKVNFKQGLVITSFAGPGANFLLAIFFSLLYWIFRNEGFLTFLASFVPSNLIEAIVVPLVIFFKYAVMTNLIIGIFNLLPIPPLDGGHILLNLLPNRIYEKVAPYEQYGFFVLILLLMLGVLNKIIFPIYSYLISILIQ; this comes from the coding sequence ATGAGCTTTAATATAGTTGATGTGATTTTTATGATACCAGCTTTACTTACTGCAGTTATCTTTCATGAAGTGGCTCATGGGTATGTTGCTTACAAGTTAGGAGATAATACTGCAAAATTAGAAGGAAGACTGACTTTAAATCCAATACCTCATATTGATATATTTGGCTCTTTGTTAGTTCCCGGACTTTTGATTTTGATTAATTCTCCGTTTTTGTTTGGCTGGGCAAAACCTGTTCCGATAAATCCATATAACTTCAGAAAAGTTAATTTTAAGCAAGGTTTAGTAATTACATCTTTTGCCGGACCGGGAGCTAACTTTCTTCTCGCAATTTTTTTTAGTCTTTTATATTGGATATTTAGGAACGAAGGATTTTTAACATTCTTAGCATCTTTTGTACCTAGTAATCTGATTGAAGCTATAGTTGTTCCTTTGGTTATTTTCTTTAAGTATGCTGTGATGACAAATCTTATTATTGGAATATTTAATTTACTGCCAATTCCACCATTAGATGGCGGACATATTTTATTAAACTTATTACCTAATCGTATATATGAAAAAGTTGCACCATACGAGCAATATGGGTTTTTTGTTTTAATCCTACTTTTAATGTTAGGTGTTTTGAATAAAATAATATTTCCTATATACAGTTATTTGATTAGTATTTTAATTCAATAA
- the atpH gene encoding ATP synthase F1 subunit delta, with amino-acid sequence MKIDKKYFRKVVNEIIAKTDKSEENLLKISSILDILNKLFKENQTFRNIVLNPKASMEDKEKLMEKVLSALGVDAEISKLLIKIVKDKKANIFKELNKVFKFEVEKFFGTVQGEIISAYKIDEALLNEIKSVIESKIGKKVEFTVKEDNSLIGGAVIKAGTYIIDTSVKSYLKRLESTLSRF; translated from the coding sequence ATGAAGATAGATAAAAAATATTTCAGAAAAGTAGTCAATGAAATAATTGCTAAAACTGATAAGTCTGAAGAAAATCTTTTAAAGATTTCAAGCATTCTTGACATTCTTAACAAGCTCTTTAAAGAAAATCAAACATTTAGAAACATCGTTTTAAATCCAAAAGCTTCCATGGAAGACAAAGAAAAATTAATGGAAAAAGTTTTGTCTGCTCTTGGTGTAGATGCGGAAATTTCAAAATTACTTATAAAAATCGTTAAAGACAAAAAAGCGAATATTTTTAAAGAGTTAAACAAAGTGTTTAAGTTTGAAGTTGAAAAATTCTTTGGAACTGTTCAAGGTGAGATTATTTCAGCTTACAAAATAGATGAAGCATTATTAAATGAAATTAAATCTGTTATAGAGTCCAAGATAGGTAAAAAGGTAGAGTTTACAGTTAAAGAAGATAACAGTTTGATAGGTGGAGCTGTAATAAAAGCAGGAACCTACATTATTGATACATCTGTTAAGTCTTACTTAAAACGTTTAGAAAGTACATTATCAAGATTTTAA